The DNA sequence CCGAGCCTTCCCCCGATTCGCAGACGTCGCCTCCTGCGAGCCCCTCGCCCGCCGGCCCCGGGGGCGACGACGATGACGACGATGACGACGACGTGGTCGACCCGCCGCCCGCAGTCACCGGCGACGATGACGACGATGACGACTCCGACGACAAGGGCGAGGATGACGACTGACGGCGGCCGCAACCGCACCGGTCCGGCCGAGCCGGCCGACCCGGCGGCGGCGACCGTGCCGCAGCCGTCCTTTCGCGCGCCCTCCCCACCCGCCGCCGACCCCTCCCCCACTCATGAAACCCCGGCCGGGGACACACCGCGGCGGCGCCGGGTTCCCGTCCCCGCCCGTGCCCGGATCATGGCCTGGGTACTGCTGTTGATGACGTCGGCCCTGGTGCTGGTGAACGTCGCCACCTGGCAGGCGCTGCGCACCGCGGTCGACGACCGCATCGACCGTGCCCTCAGCCAGGAGATCGGAGAATTCCGGGAGTTCGCGGCGGTGGGCACCGACCCCGCGACGCAGCGGCGCTTCGCCGACCTGCAGAACCTGTTCCGGATGCACATCAGTCAGCAGCATCCCGACCGCAACGAGATAATCTTCGGCTACGTCGAGGACAGCCCGCAGGCCGCGGTGCCCACGGGACGGATCCGCCAGGGACAGAAACCGCCGTTCGACGCGTCCGCCGACGTCCCCGCTCGCGAATCCATCCTCACCTCGCCCAACGCCCGAGGGGTCGCGCAGACCCCCGCCGGGCTGCTGCGGTGGGAGAAGCTGCGGGTGACGCCGCCGGGCGGGGCGAGCGCGGCCAACCCGCCCGGCTGGTTCGTGATCGGTTACTTCGTCGACGCCGACATGGCGGAGGTGAACGCCACCATGCGCACGCTCGTGCTGGTGAGCATCGCCGGGCTGGCGTTCGCCGGCGCCGCCGCATGGTGGGTGGCCGGGCAAATCCTGGCGCCGATCCGGCTGGTGCGCCAGGCGGCTGCGCAGATCACCGAGGAGGATCTGACCCGCCGCATCGACGTCCCGGGCAACGACGACGTCGCCGCGCTCGCCGAGCAGTTCAACGCGATGGTGGGCCGCCTGGAGGAGGCGTTCTCCGCACAGCGCCGCTTCGTCGACGACGCCGGCCACGAACTGCGCACCCCGATCACCGTGGTGCGCGGCCATCTGGAGGTGATGGGCGACGACCCGCAGGAGCGGCGCGAGACCGTGCGGCTGGTCACCGACGAACTGGACCGGATGGCGCGCATCGTAGAGGAGCTGCTGCTGCTCGCCAAGGTGCAGCGCCCCGACTTCCTGCAGCCCGGCCGGGTCTCGCTGGCGGAGCTGACCAGCGACGTCGACGCCAAGGTGCGGGCACTCGGCGACCGCGACTGGCGGCTGGACGAGATCGCCGAGGGCACCGCCTACCTCGATCCTCAGCGGATCACGCAGGCGATGCAGCAGCTCGCGCACAACGCCTTCCAGCACACCGAACCGGGTGCCGCCGTCCGCACCGGTTCGCGGGTCTCGCCTGACGGCCGGACGGTTTCCTTCTGGGTCGGCGACAGCGGTCCCGGAATCGCAGCGGAGGACCAGGAGCGGATCTTCGAGCGGTTCTCCCGCGCCGGCCACGGCAACCGCGCGGACCGCTCCGGCGCCGGGCTCGGCTTGGCCATCGTGCGCGCCATCGCCGACGCCCACTACGGCGACGTGCTGGTGCGTTCGGCCCCCGGAGAAGGGGCGCTGTTCACCCTGGTTCTTCCCGTCGATGTGAGGAGCGAGCAGTGGCCGGCATCCTGATCGTCGAGGACGAGGAGCGCATCTCCTCATTCGTCCGCAAGGGGCTGACCGCCAACGGCTTCGCCGCGACCGTGGTCACGAGCGGCCGCGACGCCCTGGACTTCGCGCTCACCGGCGACTTCGGCCTGATGGTGCTGGACCTGGGGCTGCCGGATGAGGACGGCTTCGCCGTGTTGCGGCGCATGCGCGAGATGGGCTCGGAGCTGCCCGTGATCATCCTGACCGCCCGCGACGGCGTGCGCGACACGGTCAACGGCCTGGAGACGGGCGCGGACGACTACATGACCAAGCCGTTCCGCTTCGAGGAGCTGCTGGCGCGGATCCGGTTGCGGATGCGCAGCTCGCGGGACGCCGAATCCACCGTGCTCCGGGGCGGCGGCCTCATGCTGGACCTGCGCACCCGCAGGGCCTCGACCGGCGACGCCGGCGCCATCGACCTCACCGCCCGCGAGTTCGCGCTGCTGGAGCTGCTGCTGCGCCACCGCGGGCAGGTGCTGTCGCGCCAGCAGATCCTCTCTGCGGTGTGGGGATACGACTACGACCCCGAGTCCAACGTCGTCGACGTCTACATCCGCGCCTTGCGCAAGAAGGTCGGCGCGGAGCGCATCGCGACCGTACGCGGCATGGGCTACCGCCTGGTGGAGTGAAGCGGCCCGTGCGCCGCCGCGGCCGCGCGGGCCGATCGGCCGACGGACACCCGGTGCGGGCGACCGTCAAGCGCTGCCGCTGCCGCGGCCCGCATGAAAGAGCTCTCATGTGCGCTTCAGGGCCGCCTCATCCGCGGCGACCAGGCTTGCAGTCGTCCCCGGCGGAACCCGCCACCAGCCAAAGCACAGGGGTTTGCAACCATGCACGGATCGTTCGCTCCCACCTCCTCCCCGGCCGTCCTGCACCGGCTCTCCAACACCCGGCGCGCGGCGCTGAAGGTCTCCTACACCGTGCGCGCCCTCGATGGCGACCGCCCCGTCCACCTGCTGAGCGGTCCCGGCGTGCGACCGCAGCACGGCGACGTCGTCGTCGCCGAAGTCACCGGGATCGGCAGGCACACGCGACTGGAATCGGCTGCGGGCAGGCGCGCACACCTCTTCCCCGGCGACGAGGTCCTGGTCGCGTACGGCGCGCGCTATGCCCCCGACCAGTTCGAGGCCGAACCTCCCGCCGACCTGGGGCCCTGCGACCTCGTGGCGGCCGGAGGCATCGCCGCCGAGGTGATCAGCGCCCACGCCGACCTGGCCGAGCCGACCACGTTGAAGCCGGTGGGGCTCGCGGCGGACGCCGCCGGTGAACCCGTGAACATGACCCGCCTCGCCGCCCCCCGGGCCGCCGTTCTCGCGGGCAGCCGGGACGGCGTGCCGACCGTCGCGGTCGTCGGCACGTCCATGAACGCCGGGAAGACCACCACCGGCGCGGCACTGGTCCGCGGGCTTACCGCCGCCGGATACCGCGTCGGTGCGGCCAAGGTCACCGGAACCGGCGCGGGCGGCGACCGGTGGATGCTGCAGGACTCCGGTGCGTTCGCAGCGGCCGACTTCACCGACGCGGGCCTGGCCACCACCTACCGCGTCCCCATCGAGAGGATTCTCGCGGCGGCCCGCGACCTGCACGACGGGCTGGTGGGAGCCGGGGCCGACGCGGTCGTCCTGGAGGTCGCCGACGGCCTGCTGCAGCCGGAGACCGCCGAACTGCTGAAGCCCGGCAGGCTGCCGGCGCTGGTGCAGGGCTGGGTGTTCGCGGCGGGCGACGCCGCCGGGGCGTTGTACGGCACCGAGCGGCTCCGCGCGGCCGGGCTTCCGGTGCTGGCGGTAAGCGGCCGGATGACCGCCTCGCCACTGGCCGTACGCGAGTGCGCGCGGCACTTGGATCTTCCGGTGCACGGCCTGGACGACCTCGCCGATCCGGCGATCGCCGCGCAACTCACCCCGCGAGCGGTCGTCCAGCCGGTGCGGGAGTGCACGGCATGAGCGCGACCGGGGCCCCGTCCCACACTCGCGGCGGCGACAGCGCGGGGCGGGTGCCCCTGCTGCTCTCGGGCCGTCGCCGCTGGACCTTCGGGCTGCTCGTCGCCGTCGGATTGGGGCAGGCGGCCGCGGCGATCGGGTGGGCGTCGCTGGTGGGCCGAATCGCGAGCGGGCTCGGTACCGGGAGCGGGCAGGGCGGCGTCGCGGCGCTGCCCGCCGCGCCGGTCCTGGCCTGGGCCGGTGGGCTCGTCGCGGCGTCGGGCGCGCTGCTCTACGCCGAGCGCGTGCTGGCCGAACGCCTGGGCCAGTCGTGGGTCTCCGATATCCGCACGGCGCTGTTCCGCCGCATCACCGCGGCCCCCTCGCGCGAAGCCGGGCGCGGGCGGTCCACGGGCGGGACGTCGCTGCGCATGATGGGCAACCTCAGCGCCCTGCGCCGGTGGGCGAGTCTGGGCCTGGCCAAGCTGGCCGTCGCCGTCCCGCTGCTGACCGGGTGCCTGATCGCATTCGCGCTCATCGACCCGTGGATCGCCGCCGTGGCGGGCGCGGTCACCGCCTGCGGTCTGGGGGCGACCGCCGCGCTGTCGCCGTGGCTCCGCACGGCACACCGCAGTGCCCGGCGCCGCCAGTCTCGGGTCGCCGCGCACGTGGTGGAGCGGGTCGGCGCGCCGCTGGTGGTCCAGGCGTTCGGCCGCGAACGGGCGGAGCGGCGGGTCGTCTCGCACCGCTCGCGCAAGCTGGCCGATGCGCAGGTGCACCGCGCCCGCGCCATCGGCACGACGCGGGCCATCGGCGAAGCCACGACGCTGGCCGCCAGTGCGGGCGTGCTGGTGGCGGCGGCCGGATCGGGCCAGGGAGCGGGGGCTGCGACGGCGGCCATCGCGGTGGTGGGCATCATGGTCACCCCGCTGCGCGAGCTCACCCGGATCACCGAATACCGTTCCGCCTGCGCCGTGGCCATGCGCCAGGTCCGCACCGAACTCACCCGACCGCGCCGCCGCCTGCCCGGCAGCAGCGCACCGGAACTACCGGAAGGCGGGGGCGAGGTCGTCCTGGACGGTGTGCGGATCGACGGCGTGCTCGTGGGCGCCACCGCACGGGTTCCCGCAGGCGGCGTCGTCGCCGTGACCGGCCGCAACGGCACCGGCAAGTCCACGCTGCTGTCGGTGATCGCGGGGCTGACGGCGCCCGACGGCGGGCGGGTGCTACTGGACGGCGCCGACATCGCCGAGTGCCGGGCCGACTCGCTGCGCAGCGCGATCGGCCTGGCCGGGCCGCACCTGCCGCTGCTGCGCGGCACCATCGCCGACAACGTGCGCTACGCCGATCCGAAGGCCGACGGGTGGCGGCTGCACGAGGCCGTCCGGGCCAGCGGGCTCGACGAGGTCGTCGCGGAACTGCCCCTGGGTCTGCGCACACCCGTGCGGGAATCGGGTCGCGGGCTCTCGGCTGGGCAGCAGCAGCGGGTGGCCCTTGCGCGGGCGCTGCTGCAACGGCCTCGGCTACTGCTGCTGGACGAGGCCGACGCCCACTTCGACGCCCGTGCGGCGAGCGTGGTGGATCAGATCGTCGCCGCGTTCTCCGGAACGGTGATCGTGGTCACCCACCGACCCGAACGGCTGAAGTCGACGGACGTCGTCTGGCGGCTGTCCCGCGGTGTGCTGCATGAGGAACAACCCCCGCGGCCGGGAACGCAAGATACCGCGGGAGGCACAGCCGACTCCCCGTTCGCCGAGACCGGACCAACCTGACCTCCACCGCCTGCCGCGGCCCTACCCTGCCGGTGCCGCGGCCCCGTGTTGGACGGCCGCAGCTGCACTCGCTACCGTCGGGGTGCCCGTTGCAGGGCCCGGCGGCGACGGTACGGGAGTCCGCCCTCGAACCGCTACCGGCGAGCAGGGAAAAGCGGAGCCGTGACGCGGTGACCGGAAATGCCGCCTTCGCGCGCTCGGGTTCCGGAGAGGACGGGATCATGGATGCAGCAACCGAGGCGGAACCGCAGGACGGGAAAGCCAGACTCGTCATCGAACCGATTCCGGCGGAAGACATCGTGTTGCGGGTGCTCGGCAGCTGGTCGAGCTATGGTGCACTGATCCCCATAATCCAGGGTTTGAACGGCGGCGTCGTCATCTGGCCGATCCGGCTCTATTCGCTCTTTTTGGCGGCGGGTATTCTCCGCGGCCTACTGCTGGCCTGGTTCTACCGCGGCCACCGTCTGCGGATCGACGACGAGGGCTTCGACCTGGTCAAGAAGAGAAGGACCCGCCGAGTACCGCTGTTCGAAATATCCCAAGTAGGGCTCGCAAGCGGCAACCAGGGATGGGGATTCGGACACATCTGGATAGAGAAGAAGAACATGCGCAGGGTGACGGTGCACAAGGTAGCCGTCTTCACCGGCGAGATCGACGAGAAGAAGCGAGAGTTCGCGGAGTTGGCTCCCGAGCTCGGCTTCCGCAAGGTGAAGGACAGCTGGCGCACGGTCGGCGCCTGGGCCAGGTGAGACCGTTGCGCTGCGCGAGGACACCCGCACCCGAGGCGGCCGGGCCGCCCCGCCGGGCACCCGACCCGGCTGCGCCTTCCGTGCGGGGCCTGCTCGCGCCGGGGCGGTGCAGCCAGCAGCCTAGGCAACTTCTCCCCCGACGTGACACGATTCGGCACGTGACCAGCAAGCAAGCCGCGGCCCAGCACCTGCGCGACCTCGCGCTGCTGCGCCGCGTTCGCGACCGCATCGACCGGGAGTTCGCGCAGCCGCTGGACGTCGAGGCGCTCGCCCGCGGCGTGAACATGTCGGCGG is a window from the Streptomonospora litoralis genome containing:
- a CDS encoding P-loop NTPase family protein, which encodes MHGSFAPTSSPAVLHRLSNTRRAALKVSYTVRALDGDRPVHLLSGPGVRPQHGDVVVAEVTGIGRHTRLESAAGRRAHLFPGDEVLVAYGARYAPDQFEAEPPADLGPCDLVAAGGIAAEVISAHADLAEPTTLKPVGLAADAAGEPVNMTRLAAPRAAVLAGSRDGVPTVAVVGTSMNAGKTTTGAALVRGLTAAGYRVGAAKVTGTGAGGDRWMLQDSGAFAAADFTDAGLATTYRVPIERILAAARDLHDGLVGAGADAVVLEVADGLLQPETAELLKPGRLPALVQGWVFAAGDAAGALYGTERLRAAGLPVLAVSGRMTASPLAVRECARHLDLPVHGLDDLADPAIAAQLTPRAVVQPVRECTA
- a CDS encoding sensor histidine kinase, producing the protein MTTDGGRNRTGPAEPADPAAATVPQPSFRAPSPPAADPSPTHETPAGDTPRRRRVPVPARARIMAWVLLLMTSALVLVNVATWQALRTAVDDRIDRALSQEIGEFREFAAVGTDPATQRRFADLQNLFRMHISQQHPDRNEIIFGYVEDSPQAAVPTGRIRQGQKPPFDASADVPARESILTSPNARGVAQTPAGLLRWEKLRVTPPGGASAANPPGWFVIGYFVDADMAEVNATMRTLVLVSIAGLAFAGAAAWWVAGQILAPIRLVRQAAAQITEEDLTRRIDVPGNDDVAALAEQFNAMVGRLEEAFSAQRRFVDDAGHELRTPITVVRGHLEVMGDDPQERRETVRLVTDELDRMARIVEELLLLAKVQRPDFLQPGRVSLAELTSDVDAKVRALGDRDWRLDEIAEGTAYLDPQRITQAMQQLAHNAFQHTEPGAAVRTGSRVSPDGRTVSFWVGDSGPGIAAEDQERIFERFSRAGHGNRADRSGAGLGLAIVRAIADAHYGDVLVRSAPGEGALFTLVLPVDVRSEQWPAS
- a CDS encoding response regulator transcription factor, which translates into the protein MAGILIVEDEERISSFVRKGLTANGFAATVVTSGRDALDFALTGDFGLMVLDLGLPDEDGFAVLRRMREMGSELPVIILTARDGVRDTVNGLETGADDYMTKPFRFEELLARIRLRMRSSRDAESTVLRGGGLMLDLRTRRASTGDAGAIDLTAREFALLELLLRHRGQVLSRQQILSAVWGYDYDPESNVVDVYIRALRKKVGAERIATVRGMGYRLVE
- a CDS encoding ATP-binding cassette domain-containing protein; the encoded protein is MSATGAPSHTRGGDSAGRVPLLLSGRRRWTFGLLVAVGLGQAAAAIGWASLVGRIASGLGTGSGQGGVAALPAAPVLAWAGGLVAASGALLYAERVLAERLGQSWVSDIRTALFRRITAAPSREAGRGRSTGGTSLRMMGNLSALRRWASLGLAKLAVAVPLLTGCLIAFALIDPWIAAVAGAVTACGLGATAALSPWLRTAHRSARRRQSRVAAHVVERVGAPLVVQAFGRERAERRVVSHRSRKLADAQVHRARAIGTTRAIGEATTLAASAGVLVAAAGSGQGAGAATAAIAVVGIMVTPLRELTRITEYRSACAVAMRQVRTELTRPRRRLPGSSAPELPEGGGEVVLDGVRIDGVLVGATARVPAGGVVAVTGRNGTGKSTLLSVIAGLTAPDGGRVLLDGADIAECRADSLRSAIGLAGPHLPLLRGTIADNVRYADPKADGWRLHEAVRASGLDEVVAELPLGLRTPVRESGRGLSAGQQQRVALARALLQRPRLLLLDEADAHFDARAASVVDQIVAAFSGTVIVVTHRPERLKSTDVVWRLSRGVLHEEQPPRPGTQDTAGGTADSPFAETGPT